The nucleotide window GAGGTGGCCGTCCTCGCCGATGCAGGTCTCGCAGCTTGAGGGGAAGGAGGCACCGGCGTTCCAGTACTCTGCGAGCGTGTCCAACACGCCGGGCGCGGAAACCCCGACGCCGGAGTCGTTGACGAGTTCGATCGGTACGTCCGGGTAGAGCTTCCTTACCAGGGGCAGGGCGAAGTGGGTGCCGAAGCCGCCGGCGCTGTTGCCGGCGAGGAGGATCTTGCTCGGGGCGGGATAGCGGCCGGCAATGACGTCGAGCGACGCGGCGAGGTTCTGCACGCCGCGGAAGAAACGATCGTCAGTGCCATCGCCATCACTATCCACGTCGCGATCGCCCGCGAAGAAGGTACCGTCGCAGTAGGGCACGTAGCCCAGGTTGTAGTTGGCCGCGGGGTTGGTAGGACTCGTGGCGTCCAAGATGCCAAAGGTCACGGGGATGCCGGGGGGGCGCCACGTCCACCGCGTCGCAGTTGTTCTCGGAGCAGGCGCCACCGCCTTGCACGAAGATCATCAGTTCGCTGGCGCTGCCGTCGCGGGTGGTCATGGTGAATTCGCCTCCCGTGAAGCACATGGGGCCGTTGTCGCTGCCGTCGAAGGTGTAGGTGATCGTGCCATCGCTGAGCAGGGTCGAGGCCATCGGTGCGAAGACCGACTCGTAGCGGTCCACGCCCTGGTCGTAGAGCTCCTGGAACGAGGCGGCCGCCACTGCGTCGTCCGGCGGCGGGTCGTCCGCGACGACCACCGCCACGATCTCATCGCTGTCAGAGTTGCAGCCAGCCACGGCCGCAAGTAAGGCCACCGCGACGAGTGAAGGAAGCTTCGCA belongs to Pseudomonadota bacterium and includes:
- a CDS encoding pectin acetylesterase-family hydrolase, yielding MTFGILDATSPTNPAANYNLGYVPYCDGTFFAGDRDVDSDGDGTDDRFFRGVQNLAASLDVIAGRYPAPSKILLAGNSAGGFGTHFALPLVRKLYPDVPIELVNDSGVGVSAPGVLDTLAEYWNAGASFPSSCETCIGEDGHLTDYHKYQLAQDPNLRMGFLSYTRDATVVAGLPITPEAWEAELLEAMAELREDYPDRFRSLIAHGDGHTFIIRDFTRVVGGVSVQQWIADMLSGSDDWVSVSD